A window of the Pedobacter frigiditerrae genome harbors these coding sequences:
- the pfkA gene encoding 6-phosphofructokinase — translation MSTIKNIGVLTSGGDAPGMNAAIRAVVRASLYHNLKVTGILRGYEGLIQGDFIPMDGKSVANIIQRGGTILKTYRCNAFRTKEGRAQAYKNLKDSEIDALVVIGGDGTFRGADIFSQEYDFPIVGLPGTIDNDLLGTDFAIGYDTAINNVVNAVDKIRDTAESHDRLFIVEVMGRDSGLIALRSGIGVGAEAILIPEAKVGLPQLFHRIETGRKDKASKIIIVAEGDEGGGAYVVGEALKEKFPKYDIRISVLGHIQRGGKPTCMDRVLSSRLGVAAVEGLLEGKTDVMVGQINKEVVFTPFSQTTKHIDAEKITPAWLRLVEILSM, via the coding sequence ATGAGTACAATAAAAAATATAGGCGTTTTAACTTCTGGTGGCGATGCTCCAGGAATGAACGCAGCAATTAGAGCAGTAGTAAGAGCAAGTTTATACCACAATTTAAAAGTTACAGGTATTTTAAGGGGTTATGAAGGATTAATCCAGGGAGATTTTATCCCTATGGACGGAAAATCTGTAGCCAACATTATTCAACGTGGTGGTACAATTCTAAAAACATATAGATGCAATGCTTTTCGTACCAAAGAAGGTAGGGCTCAAGCCTATAAAAATTTAAAAGATAGTGAAATTGATGCCCTTGTGGTAATTGGTGGAGACGGAACGTTTAGAGGAGCGGATATTTTCTCTCAAGAATATGATTTTCCTATTGTTGGTTTACCTGGTACAATAGATAACGATTTATTGGGAACCGATTTCGCTATAGGATACGATACCGCAATTAACAATGTGGTTAATGCTGTTGATAAGATTAGAGACACAGCAGAATCTCATGACAGACTATTTATTGTAGAAGTGATGGGTAGAGATTCGGGATTAATCGCTTTAAGAAGCGGCATAGGAGTTGGTGCCGAAGCCATCTTAATTCCAGAGGCAAAGGTTGGCTTGCCTCAATTATTTCATAGAATAGAAACAGGGCGTAAAGATAAAGCATCAAAAATCATCATTGTAGCAGAGGGAGATGAAGGTGGTGGTGCTTATGTTGTTGGCGAAGCACTAAAAGAGAAATTTCCTAAGTATGATATCCGAATTTCTGTATTGGGTCATATACAACGTGGTGGAAAACCAACCTGTATGGATAGGGTATTGTCTAGTCGTTTAGGCGTAGCAGCTGTAGAAGGATTGTTAGAGGGGAAAACCGATGTAATGGTTGGTCAAATAAACAAGGAAGTTGTTTTTACACCATTTTCACAAACCACAAAACACATTGATGCAGAAAAAATTACACCAGCTTGGTTAAGGTTGGTAGAAATACTTTCTATGTAA
- a CDS encoding VIT domain-containing protein, whose product MKLSLSCLFILLIFSLVGNAQMPVLKVKTTNAQQEAVKLQKLNIDVQITGNIAKTLMTMTFYNNSDKVLEGELTFPMPEGVTISRYALDINGKMREAVPVEKAKATEVFESIERRRVDPGLLEKVEGNNFRTRIYPMPAKGKRTIIVGYEEELKFQKNNVLQYHLPLDYNQIIADFTLKTTVFESLVQPELAEQPDGSFSFKNTGNTYLAEMKRTNYQPQKAITINLPKRADMPEVQMQKASSGYYFLVNVFPQEQSRPRVLSNQIGIIWDCSLSGLQRDLKKELELLDLLIKQKQNLTINLGLLNNTFKNGGSFIITNGDWTSLKKRLENIIYDGGTNFSSINQRALIGNEYIFFTDGLSTFGKNTVLLTKPIHTVNSSNKADYSTLKYISLKSGGEFINLNNTKVEVAFKQLSEEQLQYLGIKNSGEVRQTYPSMHVNVTGHLAVAGILSQYSTSIVLQFGYGNTVVSEQTVRLNPNAQALSSIDVSRIWAQKKIAEMDIQYEINKVQISQLSKQFGIVTRNTSLIVLESVDDYLRYDIVPPAELRAQYDAVLKQRRADMLERKTDLMKDAIEMSKTLKTWWNTEFSNRPAKNDQQKFPRPVPVGDSATAYNEVVVVQNQGNANRMANQQAQEVVLRRREAESQASKTADDKVGSAVLYGYSSPVPISSALQGRVAGVSVNTSSSTSYSEAKMVEKAVIIVPEFKSDKDYMKSLTGTPKEAYEKYLTIRPQYLSTPTFYFDVANWFYQQADSTRALTILSNIADLDLENADLFKVLAYKLKQTKAYKAELFVTEKILQWRPMDAQSYRDYALALADNGAYQQALDNLYKVLTQSYNTQTSDRDDGIEEIIIAEINNLIAKYSSLLNTKGVDKRLIQPLPVDIRVVLNWNKNDTDIDLWLTDPKGEKCYYSNQSTAIGGRISNDFTDGYGPEQFMLKKAIKGSYKIEVDYYGDRQVSIGGPTTVTAEIYTRYATGRQERKIIILPLEEGNKNKGHLIGEFKF is encoded by the coding sequence ATGAAACTTTCTCTATCCTGCCTTTTTATACTTCTAATATTTTCACTTGTGGGCAATGCACAAATGCCTGTACTTAAAGTAAAAACAACCAATGCTCAACAAGAAGCAGTTAAGCTGCAAAAATTAAATATTGATGTTCAAATAACTGGAAACATTGCCAAAACGTTGATGACGATGACGTTTTACAATAACAGCGATAAAGTTTTAGAAGGAGAACTAACTTTTCCAATGCCTGAAGGCGTAACCATTAGCCGTTATGCATTAGATATTAATGGGAAAATGAGAGAAGCTGTTCCTGTTGAAAAAGCAAAAGCAACAGAGGTTTTCGAAAGCATTGAACGTAGAAGGGTAGACCCAGGTTTGTTAGAAAAAGTAGAGGGAAACAACTTTAGGACAAGAATTTATCCAATGCCAGCAAAGGGCAAAAGAACCATAATTGTAGGTTATGAAGAAGAATTGAAATTCCAGAAAAACAATGTTTTGCAATATCATTTGCCATTAGATTATAATCAAATAATCGCTGATTTTACACTCAAAACAACGGTATTCGAAAGCCTTGTTCAGCCAGAATTAGCCGAGCAACCAGATGGAAGTTTTAGTTTCAAAAATACTGGAAATACCTATTTGGCAGAGATGAAAAGAACAAATTATCAGCCTCAAAAAGCAATAACAATTAATTTGCCCAAACGTGCCGATATGCCTGAAGTGCAAATGCAAAAAGCAAGCAGCGGCTATTATTTCTTGGTCAATGTTTTTCCACAAGAGCAAAGCAGACCTCGTGTATTGAGTAATCAAATAGGCATAATTTGGGATTGTTCGCTAAGTGGCTTGCAAAGAGATTTGAAAAAAGAATTAGAATTATTGGATTTGCTTATCAAACAAAAGCAAAATCTTACCATCAATTTAGGATTGCTAAATAACACCTTTAAAAATGGAGGTTCGTTTATAATTACCAACGGCGATTGGACTTCTTTAAAGAAAAGATTAGAAAACATAATATATGATGGCGGAACAAACTTTAGTTCCATTAATCAACGAGCTTTAATAGGGAACGAATATATTTTTTTTACTGATGGACTTTCGACGTTTGGCAAAAACACCGTTCTTCTGACCAAACCTATCCATACCGTTAATTCATCTAACAAAGCTGATTATAGTACTTTAAAATACATCAGTTTAAAATCTGGAGGCGAGTTTATAAACCTAAATAACACCAAAGTCGAGGTTGCTTTTAAACAACTGAGCGAGGAACAGCTTCAATATTTAGGAATCAAAAACAGCGGAGAAGTTCGTCAAACTTACCCTTCTATGCATGTTAACGTAACAGGACATCTGGCCGTTGCTGGTATTTTAAGTCAATATAGCACAAGCATTGTTTTACAATTTGGCTATGGAAATACGGTGGTGAGTGAGCAAACAGTTCGTCTTAACCCTAATGCACAGGCTTTAAGCTCCATTGATGTGAGTAGAATTTGGGCTCAAAAGAAAATTGCTGAAATGGATATTCAGTATGAAATTAACAAAGTTCAGATTAGTCAATTGAGTAAACAATTCGGTATTGTAACTAGAAATACCAGTTTAATTGTATTAGAAAGTGTTGATGATTATTTAAGGTATGATATTGTTCCGCCGGCAGAATTAAGAGCGCAATACGATGCAGTTTTAAAACAACGCAGAGCGGATATGTTGGAACGAAAAACCGATTTAATGAAAGATGCCATTGAGATGAGCAAAACATTAAAAACTTGGTGGAATACAGAGTTTTCCAATCGCCCTGCAAAAAATGACCAACAAAAATTTCCAAGACCAGTTCCTGTTGGAGATAGCGCTACAGCGTATAATGAGGTAGTCGTGGTTCAAAATCAGGGAAATGCGAATAGAATGGCAAACCAACAGGCTCAAGAAGTAGTGTTAAGAAGGAGAGAAGCGGAGTCTCAAGCAAGTAAAACGGCAGATGATAAAGTTGGTAGTGCTGTTCTATATGGCTATTCTAGTCCTGTGCCAATTAGTTCTGCCTTACAAGGAAGAGTTGCGGGAGTTTCAGTAAACACATCTTCTTCAACAAGTTATTCAGAAGCAAAAATGGTAGAGAAAGCTGTAATTATTGTACCAGAGTTTAAAAGCGATAAAGATTATATGAAATCTCTAACAGGAACCCCAAAAGAGGCCTATGAAAAATACCTAACTATTCGACCTCAATATTTAAGTACACCAACATTTTATTTTGATGTAGCCAATTGGTTTTATCAACAAGCAGATAGCACAAGAGCACTAACCATTTTAAGTAATATTGCTGATTTAGATTTAGAAAATGCAGACTTATTTAAGGTACTTGCTTACAAGTTGAAGCAAACTAAAGCATATAAAGCAGAGCTATTTGTAACTGAAAAAATATTGCAATGGAGACCAATGGATGCGCAAAGTTATCGCGATTATGCTTTGGCTTTGGCCGACAATGGCGCTTACCAACAAGCGTTGGATAATTTATATAAGGTGCTTACTCAAAGTTACAATACTCAAACATCTGATAGAGACGATGGCATTGAAGAAATTATCATTGCAGAAATAAATAATTTGATTGCAAAATATAGCAGCTTGCTTAATACAAAAGGAGTTGATAAAAGATTGATACAACCTTTACCAGTTGACATTCGAGTGGTGCTAAACTGGAATAAAAATGATACCGATATAGATTTGTGGTTAACTGACCCCAAAGGTGAAAAATGTTATTACAGTAACCAAAGTACAGCTATCGGCGGTAGAATAAGTAATGATTTTACAGATGGTTATGGTCCTGAGCAGTTTATGTTGAAGAAAGCAATTAAAGGAAGTTATAAAATTGAAGTTGATTATTATGGAGATAGACAAGTAAGCATCGGCGGACCAACAACTGTTACTGCTGAAATTTATACTAGATATGCAACAGGTAGGCAAGAAAGAAAAATAATCATTCTTCCGCTAGAAGAAGGAAACAAAAACAAAGGACATTTGATAGGGGAATTTAAATTTTAG
- a CDS encoding 5' nucleotidase, NT5C type — protein MKIAIDMDEVLADPIKKFIQLYNRDYGIPLDLKIDAGNEIYQHIPEYINNKWFDYINEKGFFRDLELIEGSVEAVKKLQEKHEVYIVSAAMEFPNSLEDKYHWLAEHFPFIGWRNIIFCGEKIVNTDVMIDDRAKNFIDFKGRTLLFTSPHNLLLTEYERVDNWQQVLDKLM, from the coding sequence ATGAAGATAGCCATAGATATGGACGAAGTCCTTGCCGACCCCATTAAAAAATTTATTCAACTTTATAACCGTGATTACGGCATTCCATTAGATTTAAAAATAGATGCTGGTAATGAGATTTATCAGCATATTCCAGAATACATTAACAATAAATGGTTCGATTACATTAATGAAAAAGGATTTTTTAGAGATTTAGAGTTAATTGAAGGAAGTGTTGAAGCAGTAAAAAAACTACAAGAAAAACACGAGGTATATATCGTGTCCGCAGCAATGGAGTTTCCAAATTCATTAGAAGACAAATACCATTGGTTAGCAGAACATTTCCCTTTTATAGGATGGAGAAACATCATATTCTGTGGCGAGAAGATTGTGAATACCGATGTAATGATAGACGATAGAGCCAAAAATTTTATCGATTTTAAGGGCAGAACATTGTTGTTTACATCGCCTCATAATCTTCTACTAACGGAATATGAACGTGTAGATAATTGGCAACAAGTTTTAGATAAGTTGATGTAG
- a CDS encoding protein-disulfide reductase DsbD family protein — MKKIGLLILLIGVFLVLQPASSYAIKLQADTTTKVEDDGFTTVGSAEDSVANSKVAPATPVDTVKKDAVTAAANNAQKPASLWITFGLGLLGGLAAFILPCIYPMVPLTVSFFTKRAETKGKGIQGAILYGLSIIFIYVSIGTIITLIWGGSALNQLSTNGFFNVVIFLILAIFGISFLGAFEIVLPSSFVNKLDAKSDSKGLTGIFFMAATLTVVSFSCTGPLIGGLLVSIDKDVLTPIVAMFGFSLSLALLFTMFAIFPSWLTSLPKSGGWLNSVKVVLGFLEIGFAMKFLSTADLSYHWGILDREIFLGIWIVLAIMLGIYLLGKIKFSHDSDLPYVSIPRFFLACVSFVFALYLMLGLFGAPLKAVSALVPPLSTQDFVIGEGSGTSSSDKADTGGVKKRKYSEFLHIPHNIDGFFDYDEALAYAKTVNKPLFLDFTGHGCVNCREMEARVWSDKRVLKRLKDDYIVVSLYTDDKTELPEAEQFDSKILKTRVNSVGLKFQHLQATKYNTISQPYYVLVGTDEKELVSPPIGVEFDIDKYLAYLDQGLAEFAKQKNK, encoded by the coding sequence ATGAAAAAAATAGGATTACTGATATTGCTTATCGGTGTTTTTTTGGTTTTACAACCCGCCTCAAGTTACGCAATTAAATTACAAGCAGACACAACTACAAAAGTAGAAGATGATGGATTTACAACCGTTGGCTCTGCAGAAGATAGTGTAGCCAATAGCAAAGTAGCGCCTGCAACTCCTGTTGATACGGTTAAAAAAGATGCTGTAACAGCAGCGGCAAACAATGCTCAAAAACCTGCTTCGCTTTGGATAACCTTTGGTCTTGGTTTATTAGGGGGTCTTGCAGCTTTTATTTTGCCATGTATATATCCTATGGTGCCATTAACAGTTAGCTTTTTTACAAAGAGGGCAGAGACCAAAGGAAAAGGAATTCAAGGAGCAATTTTATACGGGCTTTCTATCATTTTTATATATGTTAGTATTGGTACGATTATTACCTTAATTTGGGGAGGTAGCGCATTAAATCAACTTTCTACAAATGGGTTTTTTAATGTTGTGATTTTCCTTATTCTTGCGATTTTTGGCATTTCATTTCTTGGAGCATTCGAAATTGTTCTTCCAAGTTCTTTCGTTAATAAGTTAGACGCGAAATCTGATTCAAAAGGATTAACAGGAATATTTTTTATGGCTGCTACCTTAACAGTAGTTTCCTTCTCTTGTACTGGTCCTTTAATAGGTGGCCTTTTAGTATCCATTGATAAAGATGTGCTTACGCCCATTGTTGCAATGTTTGGCTTTTCATTATCCCTTGCATTATTGTTTACAATGTTTGCCATCTTCCCAAGTTGGCTAACCTCACTTCCAAAATCTGGTGGATGGTTGAATTCAGTTAAGGTTGTTTTGGGATTCTTAGAAATCGGCTTTGCCATGAAGTTCCTATCAACCGCAGACCTTTCTTATCATTGGGGAATATTAGATAGAGAAATATTTTTAGGTATTTGGATTGTTCTTGCCATTATGTTGGGCATCTATTTATTGGGTAAAATTAAATTTTCTCACGATAGTGATTTACCTTACGTATCAATTCCTAGATTCTTTCTAGCTTGTGTTTCTTTCGTTTTCGCACTTTACTTAATGCTTGGATTATTCGGCGCACCTCTGAAAGCGGTTAGCGCATTAGTTCCACCTCTTTCAACTCAAGATTTTGTAATAGGCGAAGGCTCAGGGACATCATCCTCCGATAAAGCTGATACGGGAGGAGTTAAAAAGAGAAAATATAGTGAATTCCTACATATTCCGCATAATATTGATGGTTTTTTTGATTACGATGAAGCCTTGGCTTATGCAAAAACGGTAAATAAGCCACTATTTTTAGATTTTACAGGCCACGGTTGTGTAAATTGTAGAGAAATGGAAGCAAGGGTTTGGTCTGATAAAAGAGTGTTGAAAAGGTTAAAGGATGATTACATCGTAGTTTCTCTTTATACGGATGACAAAACAGAACTGCCAGAAGCAGAACAATTTGATTCTAAAATATTGAAAACAAGAGTCAACTCTGTTGGGCTTAAATTTCAACATTTGCAAGCAACAAAGTATAACACCATATCTCAGCCATATTATGTATTGGTTGGAACTGATGAAAAAGAATTAGTTTCGCCTCCAATAGGGGTAGAATTTGATATTGATAAATATTTGGCTTACTTAGACCAAGGTTTGGCCGAGTTTGCAAAACAAAAAAATAAATGA
- a CDS encoding protein-disulfide reductase DsbD domain-containing protein, whose translation MKRIILFAVLIFTFSGVNAQLEKPVSWSYLAKKTNKNEATLYLKARMQNRWHIYSLAVKGIHAKTGFNFSPSKDYTLTGKTMEPKPVSRYDKILKLNLTYFENEVVFTQRIKLNKTSTIVKGKVEFMACNDKQCLPSEEVSFSIPVK comes from the coding sequence ATGAAGAGAATAATTCTATTCGCGGTATTGATATTTACATTCTCAGGAGTTAATGCACAATTAGAAAAGCCAGTATCTTGGTCGTACTTGGCTAAAAAGACAAATAAAAACGAAGCAACGTTATATTTAAAAGCTAGAATGCAAAACCGATGGCATATTTATTCCTTAGCTGTAAAAGGTATCCATGCTAAAACAGGTTTTAACTTTTCTCCATCAAAAGATTATACATTGACAGGAAAAACCATGGAACCAAAGCCTGTTTCTAGGTATGACAAAATCTTAAAGCTTAATTTAACGTATTTTGAAAATGAAGTCGTCTTTACTCAAAGAATAAAGCTTAATAAAACATCAACAATAGTTAAGGGTAAAGTAGAATTTATGGCTTGTAATGATAAACAATGTTTGCCTTCAGAGGAAGTTTCTTTTAGTATTCCGGTGAAATAA
- a CDS encoding protein-disulfide reductase DsbD N-terminal domain-containing protein, whose translation MKRAILILTLMFFSAVGAFAQLESPVTWAYKATKVSKTEAIVYLKATIEDDWHIYSQNLKPGGPNKTVFTFTKSKDFTLVGKTTEPKPITKFEKSFKMDVLYFENEVVFQQKIKLNKGTTVVKGQVEFMVCNDKQCLPPSEVTFSIPVK comes from the coding sequence ATGAAGAGAGCAATTTTAATTTTAACGTTAATGTTTTTTAGTGCAGTTGGAGCTTTTGCCCAATTGGAAAGCCCTGTGACTTGGGCATATAAAGCAACAAAAGTTAGTAAAACGGAAGCAATAGTCTATCTAAAAGCTACCATAGAAGATGATTGGCATATTTATTCTCAAAATTTAAAACCAGGTGGACCAAATAAAACGGTATTTACCTTTACTAAATCAAAAGACTTCACACTGGTAGGCAAAACAACAGAACCAAAACCAATTACAAAATTTGAAAAAAGTTTTAAAATGGATGTTTTGTATTTTGAGAATGAGGTAGTTTTTCAACAAAAGATAAAGTTGAATAAAGGAACAACAGTAGTAAAAGGACAAGTGGAGTTTATGGTTTGTAACGATAAACAATGTTTGCCGCCAAGCGAAGTTACGTTCAGTATACCTGTTAAATAA
- the rimM gene encoding ribosome maturation factor RimM (Essential for efficient processing of 16S rRNA): MQKEEAFYIGYITKTKGLKGEVQLYFEFDAYEDLDLDVVFADMNGKMVPFFVESHKLYPNNTGLFYFEDLDHIDKAQALVKKKIYMPLSKMPERDEDDFGYEDLKGFTVTDETQGELGEILEVHEYPQQFVATLLYKEKEILFPLNEDMIIEIDEEEKTLLVDLPEGLLDLYLNA; encoded by the coding sequence ATGCAAAAAGAAGAAGCGTTTTATATCGGTTACATTACTAAAACCAAAGGCCTAAAAGGCGAGGTGCAATTGTATTTTGAATTTGATGCTTATGAAGATTTAGATTTAGATGTTGTTTTTGCTGACATGAACGGCAAGATGGTTCCGTTTTTTGTGGAGTCTCATAAACTGTATCCAAATAATACAGGTCTTTTTTATTTTGAGGACCTAGACCATATAGACAAAGCGCAAGCATTGGTTAAAAAGAAAATCTATATGCCGTTGAGCAAAATGCCAGAGCGTGATGAAGATGATTTTGGTTATGAAGATTTAAAAGGGTTTACAGTAACTGATGAAACTCAAGGCGAATTGGGAGAGATTTTGGAAGTTCACGAATATCCGCAACAATTTGTAGCTACTCTACTTTATAAAGAGAAAGAAATTTTGTTCCCTTTAAATGAGGATATGATTATTGAAATTGATGAAGAGGAGAAAACTTTGTTGGTAGATTTACCAGAAGGATTGCTTGACCTTTATTTAAATGCTTAG